The Rhizobium sp. BT03 genome has a window encoding:
- a CDS encoding biotin--[acetyl-CoA-carboxylase] ligase: protein MASDGRRRISLGDFRHEALSETSSTNSECLARARAGDGGDLWVTAERQTGGRGRRGRLWVSERGNLYASLLLIDPAPMERLSSLPLAVAVAVHQAIRQVLPPGAEPLEVKWPNDILIGRKKTCGILVEGEGLPDGRYALIVGIGINVSVMPDNPLYPVTCLRQHASAASPEELFAHLFASMADVLDQWDQGRGIAEITARWRAIACGIGEKITVNLPDRSISGQFAGIDDNGLLMLDTGTGRIMPIAAGDVFFG, encoded by the coding sequence ATGGCTTCCGACGGACGGCGCCGGATATCGCTCGGCGATTTCAGGCACGAGGCTCTGTCGGAAACATCGTCCACCAACAGCGAATGCCTCGCCCGGGCTCGGGCGGGCGACGGCGGCGATCTCTGGGTGACGGCCGAACGGCAGACGGGCGGTCGCGGCCGTCGCGGCCGGCTCTGGGTTTCCGAACGCGGCAATCTCTACGCCTCTCTTCTGCTGATCGATCCGGCGCCGATGGAGCGCCTGAGTTCCCTGCCGCTGGCCGTCGCCGTTGCGGTGCACCAGGCGATCCGCCAGGTGCTGCCGCCGGGCGCCGAGCCGCTCGAGGTCAAATGGCCGAACGATATTCTCATCGGCCGCAAGAAGACCTGCGGCATCCTCGTCGAAGGCGAGGGGCTGCCCGACGGCCGCTACGCGCTGATCGTCGGCATCGGCATCAATGTCTCGGTGATGCCGGATAATCCCCTCTACCCCGTCACCTGCCTGCGTCAGCACGCAAGTGCGGCCTCGCCGGAAGAGTTGTTCGCGCATCTCTTCGCTTCGATGGCCGATGTGCTTGATCAATGGGACCAGGGCCGCGGCATCGCCGAAATCACCGCCCGCTGGCGGGCGATCGCCTGCGGCATCGGCGAAAAGATCACGGTGAATTTGCCGGACCGCTCGATTTCCGGACAATTCGCCGGAATTGATGATAATGGCTTGTTGATGCTCGATACCGGCACTGGCAGGATAATGCCCATTGCTGCCGGTGATGTGTTTTTTGGATAG